In Nitrospirota bacterium, a single genomic region encodes these proteins:
- a CDS encoding alpha/beta hydrolase, translating to MKETTYKDFRIHYNDEGKGDVLLLLHGFCESSEIWDYFRDNLSRRFRVITPDLLGHGKSSPPAVRNSSGEFINTMEMQAESAAAVLKSAGVERCTVVGHSMGGYTALAFAELFPEKVKGLCLFHSTAMADPEEKRRDRDKAIEAVKKDKKAFLEGLIPKMYAPANVIKMKGQVGKTLSAAMVIPEDGLIAALAGMRDRKDRQHVLEGAAYPVLFIIGRDDLLIPPDKMLPLIMKPGHAEVLILSGVGHMGFYEERDKTLFAIEKFVEETIQDDRMDGPE from the coding sequence ATGAAAGAGACCACCTACAAAGATTTCAGGATACATTACAATGATGAGGGCAAGGGCGATGTACTCCTTTTACTGCATGGCTTTTGTGAATCATCTGAAATATGGGACTATTTTCGTGACAACCTGTCCAGAAGATTCAGGGTTATTACGCCAGACCTGTTGGGTCATGGGAAGAGCTCGCCTCCCGCTGTAAGAAACAGCTCCGGTGAATTTATAAATACAATGGAAATGCAGGCTGAGAGCGCTGCTGCGGTTCTCAAGTCCGCAGGGGTGGAGAGATGTACTGTGGTTGGTCATTCAATGGGGGGATATACTGCACTTGCCTTTGCAGAGCTATTCCCGGAGAAGGTAAAAGGGCTTTGTCTTTTCCACTCAACGGCCATGGCAGATCCGGAGGAAAAGAGGCGGGACAGGGATAAGGCAATTGAGGCGGTGAAGAAGGATAAGAAGGCATTTCTGGAGGGGTTGATCCCTAAGATGTATGCACCTGCAAATGTGATTAAGATGAAGGGGCAGGTGGGAAAGACGCTGTCGGCTGCAATGGTCATCCCCGAGGATGGTCTCATTGCGGCACTTGCAGGGATGCGTGACAGGAAGGACCGTCAGCATGTGCTTGAAGGCGCAGCGTATCCGGTTCTTTTTATCATAGGCAGGGATGACCTGCTTATTCCACCGGATAAAATGCTGCCGCTGATTATGAAACCCGGACATGCTGAGGTTTTGATATTGAGTGGTGTCGGGCATATGGGATTTTATGAGGAGAGGGACAAGACCCTGTTTGCCATTGAAAAGTTTGTGGAGGAGACGATTCAGGATGATAGAATGGATGGTCCGGAATGA
- a CDS encoding YbaK/EbsC family protein gives MAIVERVEAVLKKNNVIYNTIKHQEVYTAQEIAESMHVSGKNMAKVVMVKAKERYIMTVMPASCRMDFRKLKNILSETDLRLALEEEFKTIFPDCEAGAEPPFGNLYDIETYVDKSLAEDDQIYFNAGNHYEIVVMDYTDYDNIVRPKVAEFAEHLH, from the coding sequence ATGGCAATTGTTGAAAGGGTAGAGGCGGTCTTGAAGAAGAATAATGTCATTTATAATACAATTAAACATCAGGAGGTTTATACTGCTCAGGAAATAGCTGAGTCAATGCATGTATCCGGGAAAAACATGGCGAAGGTTGTGATGGTCAAGGCGAAGGAGCGGTACATTATGACAGTTATGCCGGCAAGCTGCAGGATGGATTTCAGAAAGTTGAAAAATATCTTGAGCGAAACGGACTTGCGGCTTGCCTTGGAAGAGGAATTTAAGACAATCTTCCCGGATTGTGAGGCAGGGGCTGAACCTCCGTTTGGAAATCTCTACGATATTGAGACCTATGTTGACAAGTCACTCGCAGAAGATGATCAGATTTATTTTAATGCCGGCAATCATTATGAGATAGTGGTAATGGATTACACAGACTATGATAATATAGTCAGGCCAAAGGTAGCAGAATTTGCAGAGCATCTGCATTGA
- a CDS encoding MarR family transcriptional regulator, with translation MKATHYTLGNYKMDESVGFLISLAFLRFERALASELKKKCPEATPAQWKILMLIGSGRCKFAAELAYMVDCDMGSITRTLDRLESKHLVKRDRSKVDRRLVNLSLTDEGMKIFPHLPEVSINVMNELLNNFSRTDVTRLKLYLRRIVSNG, from the coding sequence ATGAAAGCAACTCATTATACCCTGGGAAACTACAAGATGGATGAGAGCGTAGGCTTTCTAATCTCGCTTGCATTCTTAAGATTTGAGCGGGCCTTAGCGTCGGAACTTAAGAAAAAGTGTCCTGAAGCTACTCCCGCTCAATGGAAGATATTGATGCTGATAGGCAGCGGAAGATGCAAGTTTGCTGCAGAGCTTGCGTATATGGTTGACTGCGATATGGGATCCATAACGCGCACTTTGGATCGGTTGGAATCTAAGCATTTGGTAAAGAGAGATCGGTCAAAGGTTGACAGGAGACTTGTAAATCTCAGCCTTACCGACGAGGGTATGAAAATTTTCCCTCATCTTCCGGAAGTTTCAATAAATGTCATGAATGAGCTGTTAAATAATTTCAGCAGAACGGATGTCACACGCTTGAAGCTTTATCTTCGTAGAATTGTTTCGAATGGATGA
- a CDS encoding efflux RND transporter permease subunit — MPRFFINRPIFAIVIAIMVMLAGFLAIMTLPVAQYPPIAPPQITINASYPGASAQTVQDTVTQLIEQKLNGIDNLIYMSSSSDSSGAVAINLTFKAGTDPNIAQVQVQNKLQLAVPLLPQIVQRQGIQVVKSTRNFLIIVGLVSEDGSMDRSALTDYLVSNVQDIISRLEGVGELQMFGTQNAMRIWLDPARLSNYRLTTGDVIAALEAQNAQISAGQFGGTPASAGQQLNAPITARTLLQTPEQFDAVILRTNPDGSTVRLRDVAESRIGTENYDIQSFYNGKPVGGMAVRLSAGANALETGNRIKAKMEELSQYFPAGMKVVYPYDTTPFIEISIKGVVETLIEAVFLVFIIMFLFLQNIRSTLIPTIAVPVVLLGTMGVLAAAGFSINTLTMFALVIVIGLLVDDAIVVVENVERIMLEEGLSPHDATIKSMGQITSALWGIATVLTAVFLPMAFFGGSTGVIYRQFSITIISAMILSVLVAMILTPALCATLLKTAEKGHHAGAASWFSWFFRQFNNAFERSRALYERIVGRSFGKPVRYLVLYGAIVAAMAFFFLRLPTSFLPDEDQGFIVCQIQLPAGATQERTIKVMRQMERHFLEQESKTVEGIITVAGFSFAGRGQNMGIAFVKLKDWKLRPTPDLKAPAIAGRAMKAFSQIRDGLVFAFSPPAVAELGQASGFDLQLQDRGNLGHDRLMEVRNQLLGMAMKNPKVMAVRPNGQDDSPQFKLDIDDVKAGALGLSLADINSVLTTAWGSVYVNDFIQNGRVKKVFLQADASYRMLPRDINNWYVRNINGDMVPFSAFSKAHWLYGSPRLERYNGIPSVEIMGQAAPGVSTGEAMTEMEKMAAQLPPGIGYEWTGLSYEEKKAGAQAPALYAISLLVVFLSVAALYESWTIPFVNLLMLPLGLVGAVTVVTIRGLPNDIYLQIGLLTTIGLSTKNAILIIQFIKGQLVQGHELVEATLTAVKIRLRPVIMTSLAFFFGTLPLALTRGAGAAAQNAIGTAVTGGLLSATFIDLLFIPFFFVMVSRLFGRGKYKGRAKAPDVDAAEE, encoded by the coding sequence ATGCCCAGATTCTTCATAAATCGGCCCATCTTTGCAATAGTGATCGCGATCATGGTTATGCTTGCGGGTTTTCTGGCGATCATGACGCTGCCGGTTGCCCAGTATCCTCCCATCGCACCGCCTCAGATTACCATTAATGCCTCGTATCCTGGTGCTTCGGCCCAGACTGTGCAGGATACGGTTACGCAGTTGATCGAGCAAAAGCTCAACGGCATAGACAACCTGATCTACATGTCTTCCAGCAGTGACTCAAGCGGAGCCGTGGCGATCAACCTGACCTTCAAGGCAGGCACCGACCCTAACATAGCCCAGGTGCAGGTGCAGAACAAGCTGCAACTGGCTGTGCCGCTTCTGCCTCAGATTGTGCAGCGGCAAGGGATACAGGTGGTCAAGTCAACCAGGAACTTCCTGATAATCGTCGGGCTTGTGTCGGAAGACGGCTCCATGGACCGCAGCGCACTGACCGACTACCTGGTCTCGAACGTCCAGGATATTATCAGCCGGCTGGAAGGAGTAGGCGAACTGCAGATGTTCGGCACTCAGAATGCCATGCGGATATGGCTGGATCCTGCCAGGCTGAGTAATTACAGGCTGACAACCGGTGATGTGATAGCGGCGCTGGAGGCTCAGAATGCCCAGATTTCGGCAGGCCAGTTCGGCGGCACACCCGCCTCTGCGGGACAACAGTTGAACGCCCCTATCACGGCCCGTACACTGCTCCAGACCCCGGAGCAGTTTGACGCTGTTATCCTGCGCACCAACCCCGACGGTTCGACGGTAAGGCTCAGGGATGTGGCCGAGAGCAGGATAGGCACTGAAAACTACGATATCCAGTCATTTTACAACGGAAAACCGGTGGGCGGAATGGCAGTCCGTCTCTCGGCGGGCGCCAATGCCCTCGAAACGGGAAACCGGATCAAGGCCAAGATGGAGGAGTTGTCGCAATACTTTCCTGCCGGTATGAAGGTGGTCTATCCCTACGATACCACGCCGTTCATTGAGATCTCGATCAAGGGAGTCGTAGAGACCCTGATCGAGGCTGTTTTCCTGGTCTTTATCATCATGTTCCTATTCCTCCAGAACATCAGGAGCACCCTGATCCCAACCATCGCGGTGCCGGTTGTGCTGCTCGGCACCATGGGCGTCCTGGCGGCCGCCGGTTTTTCTATCAATACGCTGACCATGTTCGCCCTGGTGATTGTTATAGGTCTTCTGGTGGACGACGCCATTGTTGTGGTGGAGAACGTGGAGAGGATAATGCTCGAGGAAGGGTTATCTCCCCATGACGCCACGATCAAATCCATGGGGCAGATTACAAGCGCCCTCTGGGGCATTGCCACAGTACTGACGGCGGTCTTTCTGCCCATGGCCTTTTTTGGAGGATCGACTGGAGTCATCTACCGCCAGTTTTCGATAACTATTATCTCCGCTATGATCCTCTCCGTGCTGGTTGCCATGATCCTGACACCAGCGCTCTGCGCCACTCTGCTCAAGACGGCCGAAAAAGGGCATCACGCCGGCGCAGCCAGCTGGTTTAGCTGGTTTTTCCGCCAGTTCAACAACGCGTTTGAGCGCAGCAGGGCGCTGTATGAACGTATCGTGGGCCGCTCCTTCGGTAAGCCGGTGCGTTACCTGGTGCTGTACGGCGCGATCGTTGCGGCTATGGCATTCTTTTTCCTGCGGCTTCCAACCTCCTTCCTTCCGGATGAGGACCAGGGATTCATTGTCTGCCAGATTCAGCTTCCTGCCGGCGCCACACAGGAGCGCACCATCAAGGTGATGCGCCAGATGGAGCGGCATTTTCTTGAACAGGAGAGCAAGACAGTAGAAGGTATAATCACCGTTGCCGGGTTCAGCTTTGCCGGCAGGGGCCAGAATATGGGGATCGCCTTTGTAAAACTAAAAGACTGGAAGCTGCGGCCGACTCCTGATCTGAAGGCGCCTGCCATTGCCGGCCGGGCTATGAAGGCATTTTCGCAGATCCGGGACGGTCTGGTCTTTGCTTTTTCACCTCCGGCGGTTGCGGAACTGGGGCAGGCCAGTGGTTTTGATCTTCAACTGCAGGACCGTGGCAACCTGGGACATGACAGGCTGATGGAGGTCCGCAACCAGCTCCTGGGCATGGCCATGAAAAACCCGAAAGTGATGGCTGTGCGGCCCAACGGCCAGGATGACTCACCCCAGTTCAAGCTTGATATAGATGATGTGAAGGCCGGCGCCCTTGGGTTGTCCCTGGCCGACATCAATAGCGTTCTGACCACTGCATGGGGCAGTGTCTACGTAAACGACTTTATTCAGAACGGCCGGGTAAAGAAGGTATTTCTCCAGGCAGACGCCAGTTACAGGATGCTCCCGAGGGATATCAACAACTGGTATGTAAGAAACATAAACGGAGATATGGTGCCGTTCTCGGCCTTTTCTAAGGCCCATTGGCTGTACGGCTCTCCCCGTCTGGAGCGGTATAACGGCATACCATCCGTAGAGATCATGGGACAGGCAGCGCCCGGGGTGAGTACCGGCGAGGCTATGACTGAAATGGAAAAAATGGCGGCCCAACTGCCGCCAGGGATAGGCTACGAATGGACCGGCCTCTCTTATGAGGAAAAGAAGGCAGGCGCTCAGGCCCCGGCGCTCTACGCCATCTCGCTTCTGGTAGTGTTCCTCTCCGTGGCCGCTTTGTATGAGAGCTGGACCATTCCCTTTGTCAATCTGCTGATGCTCCCTTTAGGCCTGGTTGGGGCGGTTACCGTTGTTACGATTCGGGGACTGCCCAATGACATCTATCTGCAGATCGGTCTGCTCACCACCATTGGGCTTTCCACAAAGAACGCTATACTGATTATCCAGTTCATCAAGGGGCAGCTTGTGCAGGGGCATGAGCTGGTTGAGGCCACTCTGACTGCGGTGAAGATCAGGCTGCGTCCCGTCATAATGACCTCTCTTGCCTTCTTCTTCGGCACCCTGCCGCTGGCCCTGACCCGCGGAGCAGGGGCCGCGGCCCAGAACGCTATCGGCACCGCCGTCACCGGCGGGCTGCTTTCGGCTACTTTCATAGACCTGTTATTTATTCCCTTCTTCTTTGTGATGGTCTCACGGTTGTTTGGCAGGGGAAAATATAAAGGGAGAGCGAAAGCGCCTGACGTTGATGCTGCGGAGGAATGA
- a CDS encoding efflux RND transporter periplasmic adaptor subunit, with product MRFIEIYIKKCCKAGIILAGIVVVTLTLAGCNKGDKAATMPPAGPPEVGVVTIRTQRVALTTELHGRTSAYLIAEVRPQVSGIIQKRLFTEGADVKAGDLLYQIAPATYQAFYDSAKAALARAEANLTPARLKAERYKELIALNVISQQDYDDAGAAFNQAEADVESARAAVESARINLSYTKVTAPISGRIGRSSVTDGALVTASQPAALATIQQLDTMYVDVTQSSTDLLRLKQSLASGALKSDGTARTRVKLLLEDGSVYPLPGTLKFSEVTVDQSTGSITLRAIFPNPKRTLLPGMFVRAVLEEGVNEHAILVPQRGVTRNPAGDAMVLVVGSEEKVEPRVIKVVRTVGDKWLVSEGLKAGDRVIVEGLQKARPGTPVKALAFDSKADASPVDTPKTAVNK from the coding sequence ATGAGATTTATTGAGATATACATCAAGAAATGTTGCAAGGCCGGTATTATCCTGGCTGGAATTGTAGTTGTGACCCTGACGCTGGCCGGATGTAATAAAGGGGACAAGGCAGCCACAATGCCGCCGGCCGGGCCACCCGAGGTGGGTGTTGTTACAATACGGACGCAAAGGGTGGCACTTACCACGGAACTTCATGGTCGAACCTCCGCCTACCTTATTGCAGAAGTGCGGCCCCAGGTCAGCGGCATCATCCAGAAACGCCTGTTTACCGAAGGTGCGGATGTCAAGGCTGGAGATCTGCTCTACCAGATCGCCCCTGCCACCTACCAGGCGTTCTACGATAGCGCAAAGGCAGCGCTTGCGAGGGCTGAGGCCAATCTCACCCCCGCCAGGCTTAAGGCCGAGCGTTACAAGGAACTCATTGCATTAAATGTGATCAGTCAGCAGGACTATGATGATGCAGGCGCAGCGTTCAATCAGGCAGAGGCCGATGTGGAGTCTGCCAGGGCCGCTGTTGAATCGGCGCGTATAAACCTGTCCTATACGAAGGTAACCGCACCTATCTCCGGACGAATCGGTCGCTCATCGGTTACGGACGGCGCTCTGGTAACCGCCAGTCAGCCTGCTGCACTGGCTACCATCCAACAGCTTGACACCATGTATGTGGACGTCACTCAATCCAGCACCGATCTGCTTCGTCTGAAGCAAAGCCTGGCCAGCGGTGCGTTGAAAAGCGACGGGACTGCACGGACACGGGTCAAGTTGCTTCTGGAGGACGGCAGTGTCTATCCATTGCCCGGCACCCTGAAGTTTTCAGAAGTTACAGTGGACCAGAGTACCGGATCCATCACGCTGCGGGCGATCTTTCCGAATCCGAAGCGGACGTTGCTGCCCGGCATGTTTGTCAGGGCTGTCCTGGAGGAGGGTGTCAATGAGCATGCGATTCTGGTTCCCCAGAGGGGTGTTACGCGCAATCCGGCCGGAGATGCCATGGTCCTGGTTGTCGGAAGCGAAGAAAAGGTGGAACCCCGGGTCATCAAGGTCGTCCGGACTGTAGGAGACAAATGGTTGGTCAGCGAAGGACTGAAAGCAGGTGATCGTGTCATCGTCGAAGGATTACAGAAGGCGCGCCCGGGAACGCCGGTAAAGGCCCTTGCATTCGACAGCAAGGCTGATGCCAGCCCTGTTGATACGCCGAAAACAGCAGTAAATAAATAA
- the uvrA gene encoding excinuclease ABC subunit UvrA, giving the protein MSSKYLIIQGARQNNLKNINLSIPHNKVTVITGISGSGKSSLAFDTIFAEGQWRYIESLSSYSRMFIEKIDRPDVDAIRNIRPAIAIEQKNSVRSSRSTAGTATEIYDYLRLLFAKAGRVVCPVCNIDVRSYNPSAVLSKLMDNYDGQRAFILSPLIIADEVVSNTKNKKPVKTNKNRVSNKEALNTLLGNLAGRGFFRFKSGDEIFTLPGELPSGIEEHYSKGDVHTVIDRISINPESRKRISDSIELAFREGGGSILIDIIGRETLRFDTKFKCHKCDTVFKKPEPLLFSFNHPVGACTQCKGFGDILQYDEDLIVPDKHLTLEDGAIEPWTKPAYTWWQEQFLTAAEKQGIDKSKPYNKLSQDEKDKLFKGTPDFKGINDFFSYLEGKRYKLHVRVFISRYRSPSRCPSCKGARLRPEALNVRIGDAGEGKGINIQEICDMPVSGLYKWFSSLKLTQFEEDVAKDIKKQIEMKIGFLIKIGLDYLTLNRQTRTLSGGESQRINLSNQLGSRLVGTLYVLDEPSIGLHARDTGMLADIVQEIAESGNTVIVVEHDKTMIESGDYIVEMGPGGGENGGEVVFSDNKDKFRKSDCLTARYIRGEKYIRLPSVRRAGSGKFLILSGAREHNLKDITLKIPLRTLTCITGVSGSGKSTLIQDTLYRAIARVFRLNFEKMGKFERLYGAEHLRGTRLIDQKPIGRTPRSNPITYIKGFDVIRKLFASQREARTAGLTPSAFSFNTKGGRCESCQGSGYQRLEMYFFEDLYVTCDKCEGERYRPEVLKIRYKGMNISDILKMTISEAEIFFTNEDSLRDNLHLLNEVGLGYLRLGQPATTLSGGEAQRLKICSEIWRRDARDILYLLDEPTTGLHFDDIRKLLNVFNLLVERGNTVVVIEHNMDVIKSADYIVDLGPEGGENGGEIVAEGTPEEVAECNKSYTGRFLKECLPI; this is encoded by the coding sequence ATGAGCAGCAAGTATCTTATCATCCAGGGCGCCAGGCAAAACAATCTCAAGAACATTAACCTGTCAATTCCCCACAATAAGGTTACTGTAATAACAGGGATTAGCGGGTCAGGCAAGTCATCCCTTGCCTTTGACACCATATTTGCAGAGGGTCAGTGGCGCTATATCGAGTCACTCTCATCTTATTCAAGGATGTTCATAGAAAAAATAGACAGACCTGATGTTGATGCTATAAGAAATATCAGGCCTGCCATTGCCATCGAGCAGAAAAACAGCGTCAGGTCGTCACGATCAACTGCAGGAACAGCAACAGAGATTTATGACTACCTTCGGCTTTTATTTGCAAAGGCCGGCAGGGTCGTCTGTCCGGTGTGTAATATTGATGTCCGGTCGTATAATCCTTCCGCTGTCTTAAGCAAGTTAATGGATAATTATGACGGCCAGAGGGCTTTCATCCTTTCTCCATTAATCATAGCTGATGAAGTTGTTTCCAATACGAAAAACAAAAAACCGGTGAAGACCAATAAGAACCGGGTGTCAAACAAGGAGGCATTAAACACCCTCCTCGGCAATCTTGCAGGGAGGGGATTTTTCAGGTTCAAGTCGGGGGACGAGATATTTACCCTTCCCGGTGAACTCCCTTCAGGTATAGAAGAACATTATTCAAAAGGTGATGTACATACTGTCATTGACCGTATATCTATTAATCCGGAAAGCCGCAAGAGGATATCTGATTCTATTGAACTTGCATTCAGGGAAGGCGGGGGAAGTATTCTCATAGATATTATTGGGCGTGAGACCCTGAGGTTCGACACTAAATTCAAGTGTCATAAATGTGATACCGTTTTTAAGAAACCCGAACCACTCCTTTTCTCATTCAATCATCCGGTCGGGGCCTGCACCCAATGCAAGGGTTTCGGAGATATACTCCAGTATGATGAAGACCTCATAGTTCCGGACAAGCACCTCACACTTGAAGATGGTGCAATAGAACCATGGACCAAACCTGCCTATACCTGGTGGCAGGAACAGTTTTTAACTGCAGCAGAAAAACAGGGCATAGACAAGTCCAAACCTTATAATAAACTCTCACAGGATGAGAAAGACAAGCTGTTCAAAGGTACCCCTGATTTCAAAGGCATTAATGACTTCTTCTCATACCTTGAAGGAAAGCGCTATAAGCTTCACGTAAGGGTATTCATCAGCCGCTACAGGAGCCCTTCCAGATGCCCATCCTGCAAGGGGGCAAGGCTTAGGCCAGAGGCCCTTAATGTAAGGATAGGAGATGCAGGGGAAGGAAAAGGTATAAATATACAGGAGATCTGCGATATGCCTGTAAGCGGGCTTTACAAATGGTTCTCGTCCCTGAAGCTGACTCAGTTCGAAGAAGATGTAGCAAAAGATATAAAAAAACAGATAGAGATGAAGATAGGTTTTCTCATAAAGATCGGCCTCGATTATCTGACCCTTAATCGTCAGACAAGAACGCTTTCCGGTGGTGAATCTCAGAGAATAAACCTGTCAAATCAACTTGGATCAAGACTTGTAGGCACACTCTATGTACTCGATGAACCAAGCATCGGTCTTCATGCAAGGGATACCGGCATGCTTGCAGATATAGTGCAGGAGATTGCAGAGTCGGGCAACACGGTGATCGTTGTTGAGCACGACAAGACCATGATAGAGTCCGGAGATTACATTGTAGAGATGGGACCAGGAGGCGGAGAGAACGGCGGAGAGGTGGTTTTTTCAGACAATAAAGATAAATTCAGGAAATCTGACTGTCTTACTGCACGATATATCCGCGGTGAGAAGTATATACGACTGCCATCTGTAAGAAGGGCGGGGAGCGGAAAGTTTCTCATATTAAGCGGGGCACGGGAACATAACCTGAAGGATATCACGCTGAAGATACCTCTTCGAACCCTTACATGTATAACAGGCGTCTCCGGTTCAGGCAAAAGCACATTGATTCAGGACACCCTCTACAGGGCAATCGCCCGTGTCTTCAGGCTTAATTTCGAGAAGATGGGGAAGTTTGAGCGGCTTTATGGAGCAGAGCACCTGCGGGGCACAAGACTGATTGACCAGAAACCAATAGGCAGGACTCCAAGGTCAAACCCTATTACCTACATCAAGGGATTTGATGTTATCAGAAAACTATTCGCATCACAGAGGGAGGCACGGACTGCGGGACTAACGCCCTCTGCGTTTTCATTCAACACCAAAGGCGGGCGGTGTGAGTCATGTCAGGGAAGCGGCTATCAACGTCTCGAGATGTATTTCTTTGAAGACCTTTATGTTACCTGTGATAAGTGTGAGGGAGAGCGCTACAGGCCGGAGGTACTGAAGATCAGATATAAGGGAATGAATATAAGTGACATACTAAAGATGACAATAAGCGAGGCAGAAATCTTCTTTACTAATGAGGACTCCCTCAGGGACAACCTCCATCTGCTTAACGAGGTGGGACTTGGTTATCTGAGGCTCGGGCAACCTGCAACCACATTATCCGGCGGCGAGGCGCAGAGATTAAAGATATGCAGTGAGATATGGAGAAGGGATGCAAGAGACATCTTATACCTTTTAGATGAACCGACAACAGGATTGCACTTTGATGACATAAGAAAACTCCTCAATGTCTTCAACCTCCTTGTGGAGAGGGGGAACACAGTCGTTGTCATAGAGCACAACATGGATGTGATAAAGTCTGCAGATTACATAGTGGACCTCGGACCGGAGGGCGGCGAAAATGGCGGGGAGATTGTGGCAGAAGGGACACCTGAGGAGGTAGCTGAGTGCAATAAATCATATACCGGCAGGTTCCTTAAAGAGTGCCTTCCGATATAG
- the cydB gene encoding cytochrome d ubiquinol oxidase subunit II, producing MDLNMVWFLLIGFLITVYTILDGYDLGVGFLHLFARDEHERRVNISAIGPLWDGNEVWLVTEGGALFAVFPVVYATVLSAFYILFFLLMFSLILRALSIEIRNKAISEGWKRFWDWGFGIGSLSTAVLFGIMLGNILQGLPVDEGHIVAIQSLPLFNTFSVFTGILVLALFTMHGAVYLTLKADGLYLQRVKRLLFTAWVVFIILYSSAIAVTVYSLPDMFEGLVNKPLLIPLAIINLASIIYLPFANRRGQYGRAFTTSAVMIVSIMCLLGLTLFPDMLPSTINPLYNLTAYNASAGPYTLKVMLIIALIALPIITVYAVLINRVFRGKVVLQDEGYE from the coding sequence ATGGACCTGAACATGGTATGGTTCCTGTTGATTGGCTTTCTTATTACAGTTTACACCATACTTGATGGTTATGACCTGGGGGTAGGGTTCTTACACCTGTTCGCAAGGGATGAACATGAGAGGCGTGTTAATATCAGTGCTATAGGTCCACTCTGGGATGGCAATGAGGTCTGGCTTGTAACAGAAGGCGGGGCCCTGTTCGCTGTTTTTCCTGTTGTCTACGCTACAGTCCTGAGTGCATTCTATATTTTATTTTTTCTCCTGATGTTTTCATTAATCTTAAGGGCCTTATCTATCGAGATTCGTAATAAGGCAATATCCGAAGGCTGGAAAAGGTTCTGGGATTGGGGCTTTGGGATAGGAAGTCTTTCGACAGCTGTATTGTTTGGCATTATGCTCGGCAATATCCTCCAGGGATTGCCTGTTGATGAGGGGCATATTGTTGCCATACAGTCATTGCCGCTGTTCAATACATTTTCTGTTTTTACCGGTATACTTGTCCTGGCCCTGTTTACCATGCACGGTGCGGTATATTTGACATTAAAGGCTGACGGCCTGTATCTTCAAAGGGTAAAGAGGCTCCTGTTTACTGCATGGGTTGTCTTTATAATCCTCTATTCCTCTGCAATTGCAGTCACTGTTTACTCATTACCGGATATGTTTGAAGGCCTGGTAAACAAACCACTGTTAATCCCTCTCGCAATAATAAATCTTGCATCCATTATTTATCTACCTTTCGCAAACAGACGCGGTCAATATGGCAGGGCATTTACAACCTCTGCAGTAATGATTGTTTCAATAATGTGTCTGCTTGGACTGACCCTCTTTCCGGATATGCTTCCATCAACTATTAATCCGCTTTATAATCTGACTGCCTATAACGCGTCAGCAGGACCGTACACATTAAAGGTAATGCTGATTATTGCACTGATCGCCCTTCCAATTATTACCGTGTATGCGGTCTTAATTAATCGTGTATTCAGGGGAAAGGTCGTGCTGCAGGATGAAGGTTATGAATGA